One Carcharodon carcharias isolate sCarCar2 chromosome 1, sCarCar2.pri, whole genome shotgun sequence DNA window includes the following coding sequences:
- the LOC121277418 gene encoding uncharacterized protein LOC121277418, whose translation MITIILYSFWVMNYIWLEILLVPVTGQSTIGDGEPEVSNSLQKYLVAALVLLVILLLVCVAAIFGITLIYIKLSQIGKILSEKDDETYAQIGTNLAQFTQVRKDKDLTNTNGNVKGNNSVGQVEIDNEHDTEERSSRSSYLKSPDGTVQATPFKSANKAKLGMNSSKDSNANGFRGDSRLTENIPKYSSPPSYNNAIRNGSRNPATQMDKANGNHENLTHGELNNSQGNVLQQSTELRTFNHAANSGSVVTQINQKTAKKPKTEAGHLEANVPEHSSPDASIYAIYDVPRPCLCSSMCRGVVWHTSTFQHNTLKRSLSEIGPSAFELPLEMLQDNKYAVPRPVTFPNHVNYEADFKNLEKSSSKDSGVLSYVDSQLLDLIPEGNEPHLDSKSNLENKQRQVADKESTGDTSSFI comes from the exons ATGATCACAATAATACTCTACTCGTTCTGGGTGATGAACTACATTTGGTTAGAGATATTGCTG GTACCAGTTACTGGGCAGTCAACTATTGGTGATGGAGAACCAGAAGTTTCAAATTCTCTTCAGAAGTATTTAGTGGCTGCTCTTGTCCTGCTGGTTATACTACTGTTAGTATGTGTTGCAGCAATCTTTGGAATAACTCTCATCTACATTAAACTCAGTCAG ATCGGGAAAATATTGTCAGAAAAAGATGACGAGACGTATGCACAGATTGGTACTAACCTGGCTCAATTTACACAAGTGAGGAAAGATAAGGACTTGACCAATACTAATGGGAATGTGAAAGGAAACAACAGCGTCGGACAAGTGGAAATTGACAATGAACATGACACAGAAGAGAGGTCAAGCAGGAGCTCTTATCTCAAGTCTCCTGATGGGACAGTTCAAGCCACCCCATTTAAGTCTGCCAACAAAGCAAAGCTTGGCATGAATTCATCAAAAGACTCCAATGCCAATGGATTCAGAGGGGATAGCCGGTTAACAGAGAATATTCCTAAATATTCCTCACCACCGTCTTACAACAATGCTATCAGGAATGGTTCACGAAATCCTGCAACACAAATGGATAAAGCAAATGGGAACCATGAAAATCTAACTCATGGAGAGTTGAATAATTCCCAGGGGAATGTGCTTCAACAATCAACAGAGTTGAGAACTTTCAACCATGCTGCAAACAGTGGCTCTGTTGTCACCCAAATTAATCAGAAAACTGCAAAAAAGCCTAAAACTGAAGCAGGGCATTTGGAGGCAAACGTCCCAGAGCACTCTTCTCCTGACGCAAGTATTTACGCAATTTATGATGTGCCACGACCTTGCTTGTGTTCCTCGATGTGCCGTGGTGTAGTCTGGCATACATCAACTTTCCAACACAACACTCTGAAGCGCTCCTTAAGTGAAATAGGCCCCTCTGCCTTTGAACTACCACTTGAAATGCTTCAGGATAACAAGTATGCCGTGCCTCGACCTGTGACCTTCCCAAACCATGTAAACTATGAAGCTGATTTTAAGAATCTGGAGAAATCTTCATCCAAGGACTCTGGCGTCCTGTCATATGTGGATTCCCAGTTGCTAGATTTGATCCCTGAGGGAAATGAACCTCATCTTGACTCAAAAAGTAATCTCGAAAACAAACAAAGACAAGTAGCAGATAAGGAATCCACTGGTGACACGAGTTCATTTATTTAA